ATTAATGCTCACACTTAAAATGATAAGTGTTTGGAGACAGCTTAAATGAGGGATCCACTGACACTATAAGCACGCTAAGTGAAAGCTAATGTTCGAAATAAGATGAGGAATATCCCATCAAGCAAAGAAAGTTTCACTTTATGCAATTAAATATATTTATGAAAAGAATTTTGATTATATCCATACGTTGGACAAAACTGATGTGAACTAAAGCTTAAATACCTTTTGCGGAAAGCGTACTACTAAATATTTTTAGCAAACACAATTTCATAGAATGAGGGATAGATGTATTAAATTTTGAATAATAATCTAACATTGAGCAAATTTAAAGAATGGATTAATTAGAATGTTACTTATTGTGGCGGGCTACGGCATGACCGCATTATGGCCACGTGGTACGTGTCCATACTACTGTCTTTAATGCCGCATGCAAGGCCCGCCAAACTAAAATGTTGCGTGTGAATTTAGTTAAAAGAGTCCAATGCCGCCGCTTGCGCATTCGCGAGGCGGCGAGGATGCATAAAACATGTCGCTGTTTACAATATTGTATCTTCAATTAAATGTTTTCTTTGAAAATAAAAACCAGCTATTTTTTTTAAAATAAAACCATTTCAGATGAAAGTAGACTTTATTTCAATAACTAAGATTAATTCAGCACACTTCATTAAATAGCTTTGTAAAAAAGTCAACTTTAGTTATATAGTAGAGTGCCGCGAAGTGAAGGGGCGGACTCCTTGGGGATTAAGCGTGCGCGTAAAAAATAAAGTTGCTCCTGCGGTTACTCGTCGCAAAGCGTTTGTCAACGCTTTGGAGCCACGCCCCCAGGAAAGCATGCCCCGTAGAGTAGCAGAACGAATTATTTTATCTACGCGTACTTTATTCCAAATATTGTATTGTAAAGTACTAATTATGGATAGTAATTTTAATTTTACAAGATGGATTGTTGCGATTTAATATACACTACGTAATGTAATTTATATTAAATTGTGGACATTTTGTAAAAGTAATAATGAATAAAGGAGCAATTCCATTATTACTTATCCACAATGTAATAAAAGCTTGCTCCTTTTCAATCCATCTATTTAGTTATTGCTAGGGAAAGCAAATGTAGATTCGGTTTTTTCTGTTACTTCAATCCAACGTTCTGAAATGGTCTTCGTTTTCGTATAAAAACGGGCTTGATCTGGTCCAAACATATGGCCTTCACCGAAACGAGAGCCTTTGAAACCGGCAAAATTGTGGTAACCTACTGGTATTGGAATTGGCACGTTTACGCCAACCATCCCTACATCAATCTCGGTTGTAAACTTGCGTGCAGCTGCACCGTCATTTGTAAAGATCGTTACACCATTTGCTAATTCTTGCGAATTAATAACAGCAATTGCTTCCGCTAAAGAAGCTACGCGCACAACATTTCGAGCGGGACCGAATACTTCTAATTCGAAAATATCCATTTCCGTTGTAATATTATCTAATAATGTGGGACCTACAAAGTAACCATTTGAATTTTCCGCCATGTTTAATGTACGCCCATCATTGACAACCGTTGCCCCTTGCTGCTCCGCACGATCAATCGCTTTTAAAATGCCCTCTTTGGATTCTTTCGAAATGACCGGACCGAAATCTGTTCCTTCTTCGGTATAACTACCGACTTTTAACTTACTAATTTTCTCTTTTAAAATTGCTACTAATTTATTTGCCGTCTCTTCGCCAACCGGCATAATTGTAGAAATGGCCATACAGCGTTGAGAGGCCGCTCCATATGCCGCTCCGATAAATGCGTTTGCTACTTGCTCTAAATCTGCATCGGGCATGACAACCATATTATTTTTACCACCACCAAGTGCTGTTACACGCTTTCCATATTTTGAGCCAGTCTCGTAAATATATTTCGCTACCGGCGTTGAACCTACAAATGAAATTGCTTGCACCGATGGATTTTCTAATAGTTCATTTACAGCCTCTTTACTACCATTTACTACTGTCCAAATGCCATCTGGTAAGCCCGCCTTTTTCCATAATTCACTGACAAATAACGCTGTCATCGGTACTTTTTCAGAAGCCTTTAAAATAACGGCATTCCCAACAGCTACAGCCATTGAAGTTTGCGCTAACGGAACCATAATTGGGAAGTTAAACGGTGAAATCGCAGCAACAACCCCTAAAGGATATTTTGCCGAATACGAATTAATTTGACCGCCTACATTGACAGAGTATTCCCCCTTCATTAAATGAGGTGCTCCAATAGCTAAATCAACGGATTCCAATCCACGAATAATTTCACCGCGCGCATCTTCTAAAGTTTTTCCGCTTTCTGTGCAAATGATATTCAGTAACTGATCTATATTTTCTGTTATGAGTTGACGAAAACGTATGATAACTTCTACTCGTTTAGCAACGGCGATATCACGCCATGCAGGGAATGCAGCCTCAGCCGCGGCAATTGCTTCATTCGTTTCCTCGGCAGTTGCAAGTGGCACTTCTGCAATCACTTCACCCGTTGATGGATTATATACATTTGCATAATTACCACTTTTACCTTCTACTAATTGCCCATTAATGAAATGCGTTAATTTTTTTACTGAAACCGCTTCTGTCATATGAGAAATTCCTCCTTTTACTTAATGCTGTTTACAGCTTCGATAAATGTATTGGCAATAAAGTTCATTTCTTCAAACGTAATTGAAAGTGGTGGGGATAATGTTAAAACATTATTAAAGTTCGCAACTGTCACACCATTTTTCCCAATGATTAATCCTTTTGCCTTACAATAAGCAATAACGGCATTTACTTTATGGATATCTAATGGTTTTTTCGTTGCTTTATCTTCAACAAGCTCAATTCCTAGCAACAAGCCTTTCCCACGAATATTCCCAACATATGGGTGGTCATTTAAATTATCCTGTAAGCATTGCATCAGTTCTGTACCTAGCTTTACAGATTGTTCAAATAAATTTTCACGTTCCATAATTTCGATATTTTTTAAAGCAACTGAACACGCTACTGGTGAGCCGCCAAATGTATTTACATGACGCAAAAACTCATAGTCTCCATTGCTTGTGAATTGATCATAGATTTCCCGACGTACAGCTGTAGCAGATAATGGCATATAGGCACTCGTCAGCCCTTTAGCCATTGTCACAATATCAGGTTTAATTCCATAATTTTGGAATCCGAAAGCTTTACCCGTACGACCAAAGCCACAAATTACTTCATCAATGATGAGCAACGTACCATGCTTTTCACATACTTCTTTCACACCTTTTAAGTAGGCCTCATTGGGTACGATTACACCGCCACCCGTAATGATTGGCTCCATAATAACGGCAGCCACCGTTTCTGACATTTCCCACGTAATCGTTTGATCAATTGTGTTGACACTTGGTAATGTCGTTGGATCATTATTTTGCATCTCTTCAGGATTGCGATATTGATCAGGTGGTGCAACGTGTAGGAAGCCTGGTGCAAGCGGCTCATATTTATATTTTCGTTGTGCTTGGCCTGTTGCTGCAAGTGAGCCCATTGTATTTCCATGATACGCGCGGTAACGGGAGATAATTTTATAGCGATTTGTTTCACCTTTTTGTTGATAATATTGACGAGCGATTTTAAATGCTACTTCATTCGCCTCTGAACCGCTATTCGAATAAAAAACAACATATTCATCGCCTAATAATTCACTAATTTTTTGACTTAATAAAATCGATGGTGTATGACCATAAGAAAGAGGTGTATAGGAGTTTTTAATCATCTGTTCATATGCTACTTCTGCCATTTCCTTACGTCCATACCCAATATTAGTACACCAAAGTCCTGCCATTGCATCCAAATATTTGTTACCATCAATATCCGTCACCCAAGCACCTTCAGCTTGTTCAACAATGAAAGTTGCTTCAGGGTTATAAGGTTTCATTGAATGCCATACGTATTTTTCATCATTTGTTTTCCAGTTATACTCCACTGATTTACTCATGAACATCCCTCCTAATTTTCAACACTTACACTTATTTTCTCTTATTAGAATTAGTAGGGCACTATACATTGTGTAAAACAATTATTTCAACGTATTTCACATTTAGCTCATTCTTTCGTTCTGACCTGATTTTGTTTTGTCATTAATAGCATAATTTCAAGGCATAAACGATTTTCGTAATTCATGAAATCACTACCAATTACTTGTTCAATTTTTTCAAGGCGATGATAAAGCGTTTGACGAACAATAAATAATTTTTCGGCAGTTTCTTTCTTTAAGCCATTACACTGCAAATACATATTTAATGTTTGAATTAAGTTACTATTATGCTTGCGGTCATACAGTCGAAGCTTCTCAACTTTTTCATTGGCCATTTGCATCAGAATCGAATTATTTTGTAACACTTTCACCATGTGATAAAGTGTCAGTTCATCATAAAAATAAGAAAGCTTCATATTTTTCATCCTTATTTGTAAGGAATCTTGCGCCGTTTGATAGCTTTCGGTCAGCTCATTATAGTTGTACACATATTTTCCTACCGCAAATAATGTCTCCAGCCGGTATTGATTCACAATTTCGCCCATCGCACGTTTCATGCGTTCCTTATACGTATTTTCTTGCAATAAATCGCTTAAAATAAAAATTAAACAATGCGACTGCTCGACAATAAACGTATAAAAACCTTCTTTTTGTAAGGATTGGCGCAAATTGATTTTATAGTTTGTTAAATCCGTTTTTTTGTTTTCCTTTCGTAGCTGATGAATCATAACTAGCCAACCATTTTGCGTTAAATTACGATCAATTTCTTCTAAAAAATAGCCCATTTCTTCATTGCTATTTTTCCCTTCTAACCATTTTTCGAAAAATTTACGGTGCTCACTTTCGAGCTTCTCTTCAATGTATAAATCTCTTAAAACAAATTGAGACAAAGTAACGACTGTTCTATCCAAAATTAATATATCTAAATCGGTAATCTCCTTTCTTTCTGAATATATATAGACGGTGCCATACGCTTGATCAAATATATTCAATTCATTGCTCGCACGGAACTTATCTCCTAGCTTCACTATGCAATCTTTTGAATTTTCAGTCTTTTTATCCGGTATTGATAGGCTTGCTCCTGTATTTATTTCGAAAAATACATTTACATTTAAATACTTTTGCATATATTGAAGGATCTTTACTTTATCATTTACTTTTAAAACATATTTATTTATTTTTTGGGAATAGTCTTCTAACTGTTTTAAAATATCGTATTGATGATGAATAATAACCGTATGTAAATCCTGTGTAATTTCAACAAACGGTACAATTTCTTCAAAAATAATTAAGGGGAAATCCAATTGGTTTGCTAGCTTTCTGACGCTTTCAGGAATTTCTTTTATATACATGCCAAGCTCCACACAAAGTCCTGCCACACCTAAATCGCTCAATTGTTGGACAAATTGAAGAAACCCTTGCTCGTTATCTTTTAAAACAACCCCAGTTGTCAGTAGTAATTCATTGCCCTTTATTAATTGTTTCACATCGGTAACTTCCATTATGTGTATCCATTTAATGACACGGCTTAAGCCAGTATTGCCTGCAACTACTTTGGAACATTCAAAATATTTTCGCTGTAAAACCTCTTGAACCGTTAACATTTATGACCCCCCTCAAAATTTACATAATGTACATGCTATTATTGTAATATTTTACAATATGTATATACAAACATATTTTATAATAATGATATAGTAAAAATGAATTGCTGACTTTAAAGGAGGTTAACCAGTGTTCAAAACGAATCGTGAACGACTTAAAAAAAATATTGAGTTATTTAGTCAAATTGGTGCTACTGAAAATAATGGGGTCACACGTTTAAGTCTTTCTCCTGAAGATATTATGGCGCGCGACAAATTTAAAGCTATTTGTGAACAGCTTGGCATGATTATTACAGTTGATGACATGGGCACAATGTATGCAACACTGCCTTGTAAAACAAATAACTTACCTATCGTGATGGGCTCACATTTAGATTCCGTTATTAAAGGCGGACGCTTTGACGGCGTTCTTGGCGTATTAACGGCATTAGAAGCAGTAGAAACGATTATCGATGCTAATATTGAGCTTAATCATCCTTTAACAATTGTGAACTTTACAAACGAAGAAGGCGCCCGTTTTGAACCTTCACTAATGGCTTCTGGTGTGCTTTCAGGAAAATTCGAGAAGGAGAAAATGTTAGCTTCAATCGATCGCGAAGGTATAACATTTGAAAATGCGTTAGAAAAAAGTGGCTATAAAGGCGAAGAAGAAAATCGTTTAACCAAAGCGCATGCCTACTTGGAACTTCATATTGAACAAGGTCCCGTTCTGGAGCATTACAACAAAGAAATTGGTGTTGTAGAAGGTGTTCTAGGAATGGTATGTTATGACATAACTTTAACTGGGGAATCCAATCATGCAGGTACAACCCCTATTTCCATGCGTAAGGATAGCATGTTTGCCGCGATGCAGATTATTTCTATCTTACAAAATAAATTAAAGCAGCTTCCTGAGGATCTCGTTTATACGATTGGTCGTATTAACGCCTATCCAAATATTCACACCGTCATTCCAAGCCATGTAACTTTCTCATTAGAATCCCGCCATCAAGACCCTACAGTTATTCAACAAGTGGAACAAATTATTTTCGATTTACCAAAAGAAATTGAAAATTGTCAGCTTGAATATACGAAATTATGGAATCGTGATACGGTCTATTTTGCTCCTACAGTAATTAATGCCGTAGCAGCAAGTGCCGAAGAATTAGGCTATTCTAGCCACCATTTATTTAGTGGGGCTGGTCATGATGCACAATTTATCGCACAATTTATCCCTTCTACAATGATTTTCGTACCAAGTGCAAAAGGCTACAGTCACCGCGAAGATGAATTTACTTCCTATGAAGCATGTTCAAAAGGGGCCGATGTTCTAGTGAATGCTGTATTAAAAGTTGCAAATCATACCCTATCACAAGCAAATTCAGCTAATGCCTTTTAATATACAACACACATCCCCCAAATCCGTCCTGTTCAAAATTGCAAGACGGATTTTTTTAGTGCCTATATTTTTCTTTACGCAAAAAAACTGTTTCATCGGCATTGTGCTTTTGAAACAGTTTTGAATTCTGTATGTTATTTGTTTGAATGAATTGTTATTGGAAAGAATGAATTTAGGATAAAAAGAAACGGTACAGTGAATCTTTTTATCCTAGTAAAACTTCACTCTCCGTTGTAAAAACTCAAAACTACAATTCGATTTTTTACAACAGCTATAAAAAGTATATTAAAACAGTAAAATGGTGCCCACGAATGGACCTAATAACAGTGTGTAGTGCCTTTGATTATTTGTTCTAATTAGCAACTTTCACCATTAACACGACATTTACTAATTTACTAATTTTCGACACACTTTTCAAGTATTATTTCTCATAAAAATAAAGAAATTAAGTATTTGAAGAGTTTCTGTAATGTTTAATTTATCCGAAAGCGGGAAAAGTATTCATGTAAAAAATCCCCTTAACAACCATTCGTGCCGAAATGGAAAAATTAATTAGATATGTCGATTGAATAAGCGCCCTCGGAGGGAATCGAACCCCCATTTTAAGAACCGGAATCTTACGTGCTATCCATTACACCACGAGGACATTATAATATTTATCTAGCATTCCCATTATACAAAGTGTACTGTTTGTTTTCAACTGTTAAAAAGCAGACTTTATATTTGACCATAATTGACTAATACGTGTATGATAGGTTTACAGCTGAAATACTTACCAAATTCAGCAAAGGTATACGAAAATAGGCTTTAACAAAGGGAGGATTTTTCAATGAACTTAATTCCTACAGTTATTGAACAAACAAACCGCGGCGAACGTGCATATGATATTTACTCACGTTTATTAAAAGACCGTATCATTTTATTAGGGAGCGCTATCGACGATAACGTTGCCAACTCAATCGTAGCTCAGCTTTTATTTTTAGAAGCAGAAGATCCAGATAAGGATATCTACTTATACATCAACTCTCCAGGTGGTTCAATTACTTCTGGTATGGCGATTTACGATACAATGAACTTCATTAAACCTGATGTATCAACAATTTGTATCGGTATGGC
This portion of the Solibacillus daqui genome encodes:
- a CDS encoding Zn-dependent hydrolase, whose protein sequence is MFKTNRERLKKNIELFSQIGATENNGVTRLSLSPEDIMARDKFKAICEQLGMIITVDDMGTMYATLPCKTNNLPIVMGSHLDSVIKGGRFDGVLGVLTALEAVETIIDANIELNHPLTIVNFTNEEGARFEPSLMASGVLSGKFEKEKMLASIDREGITFENALEKSGYKGEEENRLTKAHAYLELHIEQGPVLEHYNKEIGVVEGVLGMVCYDITLTGESNHAGTTPISMRKDSMFAAMQIISILQNKLKQLPEDLVYTIGRINAYPNIHTVIPSHVTFSLESRHQDPTVIQQVEQIIFDLPKEIENCQLEYTKLWNRDTVYFAPTVINAVAASAEELGYSSHHLFSGAGHDAQFIAQFIPSTMIFVPSAKGYSHREDEFTSYEACSKGADVLVNAVLKVANHTLSQANSANAF
- a CDS encoding aspartate aminotransferase family protein; protein product: MSKSVEYNWKTNDEKYVWHSMKPYNPEATFIVEQAEGAWVTDIDGNKYLDAMAGLWCTNIGYGRKEMAEVAYEQMIKNSYTPLSYGHTPSILLSQKISELLGDEYVVFYSNSGSEANEVAFKIARQYYQQKGETNRYKIISRYRAYHGNTMGSLAATGQAQRKYKYEPLAPGFLHVAPPDQYRNPEEMQNNDPTTLPSVNTIDQTITWEMSETVAAVIMEPIITGGGVIVPNEAYLKGVKEVCEKHGTLLIIDEVICGFGRTGKAFGFQNYGIKPDIVTMAKGLTSAYMPLSATAVRREIYDQFTSNGDYEFLRHVNTFGGSPVACSVALKNIEIMERENLFEQSVKLGTELMQCLQDNLNDHPYVGNIRGKGLLLGIELVEDKATKKPLDIHKVNAVIAYCKAKGLIIGKNGVTVANFNNVLTLSPPLSITFEEMNFIANTFIEAVNSIK
- a CDS encoding PucR family transcriptional regulator, with product MLTVQEVLQRKYFECSKVVAGNTGLSRVIKWIHIMEVTDVKQLIKGNELLLTTGVVLKDNEQGFLQFVQQLSDLGVAGLCVELGMYIKEIPESVRKLANQLDFPLIIFEEIVPFVEITQDLHTVIIHHQYDILKQLEDYSQKINKYVLKVNDKVKILQYMQKYLNVNVFFEINTGASLSIPDKKTENSKDCIVKLGDKFRASNELNIFDQAYGTVYIYSERKEITDLDILILDRTVVTLSQFVLRDLYIEEKLESEHRKFFEKWLEGKNSNEEMGYFLEEIDRNLTQNGWLVMIHQLRKENKKTDLTNYKINLRQSLQKEGFYTFIVEQSHCLIFILSDLLQENTYKERMKRAMGEIVNQYRLETLFAVGKYVYNYNELTESYQTAQDSLQIRMKNMKLSYFYDELTLYHMVKVLQNNSILMQMANEKVEKLRLYDRKHNSNLIQTLNMYLQCNGLKKETAEKLFIVRQTLYHRLEKIEQVIGSDFMNYENRLCLEIMLLMTKQNQVRTKE
- a CDS encoding CoA-acylating methylmalonate-semialdehyde dehydrogenase, with protein sequence MTEAVSVKKLTHFINGQLVEGKSGNYANVYNPSTGEVIAEVPLATAEETNEAIAAAEAAFPAWRDIAVAKRVEVIIRFRQLITENIDQLLNIICTESGKTLEDARGEIIRGLESVDLAIGAPHLMKGEYSVNVGGQINSYSAKYPLGVVAAISPFNFPIMVPLAQTSMAVAVGNAVILKASEKVPMTALFVSELWKKAGLPDGIWTVVNGSKEAVNELLENPSVQAISFVGSTPVAKYIYETGSKYGKRVTALGGGKNNMVVMPDADLEQVANAFIGAAYGAASQRCMAISTIMPVGEETANKLVAILKEKISKLKVGSYTEEGTDFGPVISKESKEGILKAIDRAEQQGATVVNDGRTLNMAENSNGYFVGPTLLDNITTEMDIFELEVFGPARNVVRVASLAEAIAVINSQELANGVTIFTNDGAAARKFTTEIDVGMVGVNVPIPIPVGYHNFAGFKGSRFGEGHMFGPDQARFYTKTKTISERWIEVTEKTESTFAFPSNN